From Synoicihabitans lomoniglobus, the proteins below share one genomic window:
- a CDS encoding zonular occludens toxin domain-containing protein, with protein MLSDPSHQIVHSDDLMNGLIEIIAGTLGGGKSMCAAERAYWHLERGAYCFTNVEMFPDKIEQRMAERGYKYDPERLTILDGKSLRDFHRQISRGTADSQVLVMLDEAHLEWNSRDYQSTRKDPRDREMLTFITLCRKLDIILLFITQSPEDIDKQLRKKANLLWMCRNFRHYKIMGLIPFPIPVFTRVCFDIAVGNAKPVKQHSEVFLRPSWACELYNSDALLGEAADQFANMKVVSASPLERIPKRKRVKKRKPSTIGWAEGLLIVSSCVLCFV; from the coding sequence GTGCTCAGTGATCCGAGCCATCAAATCGTTCATTCCGACGATCTCATGAACGGGTTAATCGAAATCATCGCGGGAACCCTGGGCGGCGGCAAATCGATGTGCGCGGCCGAACGCGCCTACTGGCACCTGGAACGCGGCGCTTACTGCTTCACGAACGTCGAAATGTTTCCGGACAAAATCGAACAGCGCATGGCGGAACGCGGCTACAAATACGACCCGGAACGCCTTACGATTCTGGACGGAAAATCACTCCGCGACTTTCACCGTCAAATCTCCAGGGGAACCGCTGATTCGCAAGTCCTGGTCATGCTCGATGAAGCACACCTGGAATGGAATTCCCGCGACTACCAAAGTACGCGAAAAGATCCCCGCGACCGGGAAATGCTCACTTTCATAACGCTGTGCCGGAAACTCGATATCATCCTACTGTTCATCACCCAAAGTCCGGAAGACATCGATAAACAGCTTCGCAAAAAAGCGAACCTGCTCTGGATGTGCCGGAACTTCCGGCACTACAAAATTATGGGGCTGATCCCCTTCCCCATCCCTGTGTTTACCCGCGTGTGTTTCGACATCGCGGTCGGCAACGCGAAGCCGGTGAAACAACACTCGGAAGTGTTTCTGCGCCCCTCCTGGGCCTGCGAACTCTACAACTCTGACGCGCTCCTAGGCGAAGCGGCCGATCAGTTCGCCAATATGAAAGTGGTATCGGCTTCGCCCCTGGAACGCATCCCCAAAAGGAAACGCGTCAAGAAACGGAAACCCTCAACCATCGGGTGGGCGGAAGGCCTGCTGATCGTCTCATCATGCGTTCTGTGCTTCGTGTAA
- a CDS encoding DUF6602 domain-containing protein, giving the protein MALETYFACLEQSLNAHLQKVREQYSHSGIKGAALESSFREVLKDFLPRNLEIGHGEVSDSYGNRSAQCDFVVLSEIHPFRAPLSEPGSFLFDGILAAGEIKASLGTSQLKDSISKAEHFRSLKIRVHKGDEIRMKKPWQNPYAESPPFFLFAFESRMSEKSIVKNLRNIKNRHLDAIFILGKPAMINCYNGRSNFGITFKDGTEAEEWAATSLNPLQNLVVWLSVCMPKIKRNWPLLPEYMNIKSKFE; this is encoded by the coding sequence ATGGCACTCGAAACTTACTTTGCTTGCTTGGAGCAATCTCTTAACGCACACCTTCAGAAGGTTCGAGAACAATATAGTCATTCTGGAATTAAAGGGGCGGCACTCGAATCTTCCTTTCGAGAAGTTTTGAAAGATTTTTTGCCCCGAAATCTGGAAATTGGTCATGGAGAAGTATCAGATTCCTATGGAAACCGATCAGCACAATGCGATTTCGTCGTGCTTTCCGAGATTCATCCGTTTCGTGCACCACTTTCTGAACCAGGAAGTTTTTTGTTTGATGGAATTCTAGCCGCCGGTGAAATAAAGGCTTCGCTAGGCACATCGCAATTGAAGGATTCCATCTCAAAAGCGGAGCATTTTCGCTCACTAAAGATAAGAGTTCACAAAGGTGACGAAATTCGAATGAAAAAACCATGGCAGAACCCATATGCTGAAAGTCCTCCATTTTTTCTTTTTGCCTTTGAATCAAGAATGTCAGAAAAGAGTATTGTTAAAAATTTGAGAAATATCAAGAATCGTCACCTTGATGCAATATTCATTCTGGGTAAGCCCGCAATGATCAACTGCTATAATGGTCGTTCGAACTTCGGTATAACATTTAAAGACGGAACTGAAGCGGAGGAATGGGCAGCAACCAGCCTAAATCCGCTTCAGAATCTTGTTGTATGGCTGTCAGTGTGTATGCCAAAAATTAAAAGAAACTGGCCCCTTTTACCAGAGTATATGAATATTAAATCTAAATTCGAGTAA